In Pseudomonas sp. Leaf58, one DNA window encodes the following:
- a CDS encoding esterase-like activity of phytase family protein: protein MIRLLLAACLALVALPSLAGNWPELKLSAEHPVEGMRGGNLSGLVECRGALWGVSDRDDDRIYRLDQQNPTWRAQPLTFTAPAVPESGLPWGLKSRNWAASYIRGGELDFEGITCDQAGNLYLVSEAHAAVLQLPVDGGADWLKIDPAMVRQARASGMLLNFNALFEGLAISPAGDRLWLAAERERRGLVAIERQQSLWTCGRSCVLLSEAGVEQQPAQMPNARALSRDFSDLAWFEGKLFTLERNAYRVCRRDADSGVVERCWSFAADALVESRRYEQPFGLAEALVIDAKGAWVGLDNNNGARADGETRPIVWRFDAPQGGWSAKP, encoded by the coding sequence TTGATTCGGCTGCTTCTGGCGGCCTGTCTGGCGCTGGTTGCCCTGCCGAGCCTGGCGGGCAACTGGCCAGAGCTGAAACTCAGTGCCGAACACCCCGTCGAGGGTATGCGCGGCGGCAACCTGTCAGGCCTTGTGGAATGCCGGGGCGCGTTGTGGGGGGTGTCCGATCGGGACGACGACCGCATCTATCGCCTCGACCAGCAAAACCCCACCTGGCGGGCGCAGCCGCTCACCTTCACCGCGCCAGCGGTGCCGGAGAGCGGTCTGCCGTGGGGCTTGAAGTCGCGCAATTGGGCGGCCTCGTATATTCGCGGTGGCGAACTGGACTTTGAAGGCATCACCTGCGACCAGGCGGGCAACCTATACCTGGTCAGCGAGGCCCATGCCGCCGTGCTGCAATTGCCGGTGGACGGCGGGGCGGATTGGTTGAAGATTGACCCGGCCATGGTCCGCCAGGCCCGGGCCAGCGGTATGCTGTTGAACTTCAATGCCTTGTTCGAGGGCCTGGCAATCAGCCCGGCGGGTGATCGCCTGTGGCTGGCCGCTGAGCGCGAGCGGCGCGGCCTGGTCGCCATTGAGCGCCAGCAGTCGTTATGGACTTGCGGGCGCAGTTGTGTGCTGCTGAGCGAAGCAGGGGTCGAGCAGCAGCCGGCGCAAATGCCCAATGCCCGGGCACTGTCGCGCGATTTCTCCGACCTGGCCTGGTTTGAAGGCAAGCTGTTCACCCTCGAGCGCAACGCCTACCGAGTCTGCCGGCGTGACGCTGACAGCGGCGTGGTCGAGCGTTGCTGGTCGTTCGCTGCCGATGCGCTGGTTGAGTCGCGCCGTTACGAACAGCCGTTTGGCCTGGCTGAGGCCCTGGTGATCGATGCCAAGGGTGCCTGGGTTGGCCTGGACAACAACAACGGCGCGCGTGCCGATGGCGAGACACGCCCGATCGTGTGGCGCTTTGATGCGCCGCAAGGCGGTTGGAGCGCCAAGCCATGA